One window of Vibrio sinaloensis genomic DNA carries:
- the rapA gene encoding RNA polymerase-associated protein RapA, protein MTFALGQRWISDTEGDLGLGTVVAVDARTVTLMFAASEENRVYARNDAPVTRVTFNVGDVIESQQGWSLTVEQVIEEQGLYTYLGTREDNGEEVALREIMLSNQIRFNKPQDKLYAGQIDRMDNFVLRYRALMNQYEQHKSPMRGLCGMRAGLIPHQLYIAHEVGRRHAPRVLLADEVGLGKTIEAGMIIHQQVLAGRAERILIVVPETLQHQWLVEMMRRFNLHFSIFDEERCIEAYADADNPFDTQQYVLCSLDFLRKSRKRFEQALEGEWDLLVVDEAHHLEWSVDAPSREYQVVEGLAQRTPGVLLLTATPEQLGRESHFARLRLLDPDRFFDYQEFVKEEQQYAPVADSVSALFSGSKLENAAKNQITELLSEQDVEPLFRIIESDSDEEAKAVARQELIDNLMDRHGTGRVLFRNTRAAVKGFPKRNVHLLPMAIPQQYTTSMRVSGMIGGKMSLEARALKNLYPEEVFQEFEGEDASWWQFDSRVNWLLEKIKEKRSEKILVIASRASTALQLEQALREREGIRATVFHEGMSILERDKAAAYFAQEEGGAQVLICSEIGSEGRNFQFANQLVMFDLPFNPDLLEQRIGRLDRIGQNRDIDIHVPYLEGTSQAILARWFDQGLNAFAETCPTGRAVYDHCSQRLIEMLASGDSSDLEDVIAESAAMNKALKTQLEQGRDRLLEMHSNGGEKAHAIVDKIAATDGDTNLVTFALSLFDTIGLDQDDKGENALVVTPSEHMLVPSYPGLPYEGATITFDRDTALSREDMHFISWEHPMIQGGIDLLMSEGVGTAAVSLLKNKALPVGTMLLELIYKVDAQAPKRSGISRFLPTTPIRIMLDGKGNDLSSQVEFESFNRQLSPVGRHIATKLVASVQSQVHQLIEAGDKLVVEKVAAIRHQAQQEMQASLNSELERLLALKAVNPNIRDEEIEVIDAQIKQLTGYINQAQYQLDSLRMIVVSHN, encoded by the coding sequence ATGACATTTGCTTTGGGCCAGCGCTGGATTAGCGATACAGAGGGTGATTTAGGGTTAGGAACTGTGGTGGCTGTTGATGCCCGTACCGTAACACTCATGTTTGCCGCATCTGAAGAGAACCGAGTTTATGCTCGTAATGACGCGCCGGTTACCCGAGTGACTTTTAATGTTGGTGATGTTATCGAAAGCCAACAAGGCTGGTCGCTGACCGTTGAGCAAGTGATCGAAGAACAAGGACTGTACACCTATTTAGGCACCCGAGAAGATAATGGTGAAGAGGTTGCGCTGCGAGAAATCATGCTCAGCAACCAGATCCGTTTTAATAAGCCGCAAGATAAACTCTATGCGGGGCAAATCGACCGAATGGACAACTTTGTGCTCCGTTATCGTGCATTGATGAACCAATATGAGCAGCATAAAAGCCCAATGCGTGGTTTGTGCGGCATGCGCGCGGGCCTGATCCCGCATCAGCTTTATATTGCCCATGAGGTTGGTCGTCGTCACGCGCCTCGCGTACTTTTGGCCGATGAAGTGGGTCTAGGTAAAACCATCGAAGCGGGCATGATCATTCACCAGCAGGTGCTGGCTGGGCGTGCCGAGCGCATCTTAATAGTGGTGCCAGAAACATTGCAGCATCAGTGGCTGGTCGAAATGATGCGTCGCTTCAATCTGCATTTCTCTATTTTCGACGAAGAGCGCTGTATCGAAGCGTACGCCGATGCAGACAACCCGTTTGATACTCAACAATACGTGCTGTGTTCACTCGACTTCTTACGTAAAAGCCGCAAACGCTTTGAACAAGCTTTAGAAGGTGAGTGGGATTTATTGGTGGTCGATGAAGCGCACCATCTTGAATGGAGCGTCGATGCGCCAAGTCGTGAATATCAAGTGGTTGAAGGCTTAGCTCAGCGTACTCCTGGGGTATTACTACTGACAGCCACGCCAGAGCAGTTAGGCCGAGAGAGCCACTTCGCCCGTTTGCGATTGCTCGATCCCGATCGCTTCTTTGACTACCAAGAGTTCGTTAAAGAAGAGCAGCAATATGCGCCGGTAGCCGATTCGGTGAGCGCTTTATTTTCTGGCAGTAAACTCGAAAATGCGGCCAAAAACCAAATCACCGAACTGCTGTCTGAGCAAGATGTTGAACCTCTGTTTCGCATTATCGAAAGTGACAGCGACGAAGAAGCCAAAGCGGTTGCCCGCCAGGAACTGATTGATAACTTGATGGATCGTCATGGTACCGGGCGAGTGTTGTTCCGTAACACTCGTGCGGCAGTGAAAGGTTTCCCCAAGCGCAATGTTCATTTACTGCCGATGGCCATTCCTCAGCAATACACGACATCGATGCGTGTGTCGGGCATGATTGGCGGTAAAATGAGCCTTGAAGCGCGCGCACTGAAAAACCTTTACCCGGAAGAAGTCTTCCAGGAGTTTGAAGGAGAAGATGCGAGCTGGTGGCAGTTTGATAGCCGTGTAAACTGGTTGCTAGAAAAGATCAAAGAGAAGCGTAGCGAGAAGATCTTAGTTATCGCCTCGCGTGCAAGCACCGCATTACAGTTAGAGCAAGCGCTACGAGAGCGTGAGGGCATTCGTGCTACCGTGTTCCATGAGGGGATGTCGATTCTCGAACGCGATAAGGCGGCGGCTTACTTTGCTCAAGAAGAGGGCGGCGCGCAGGTGTTGATCTGTAGTGAAATCGGCTCTGAAGGTCGTAACTTCCAGTTCGCTAATCAGTTAGTGATGTTCGATTTGCCGTTTAATCCAGACTTGCTTGAACAGCGCATCGGCCGTTTGGATCGAATTGGCCAAAATCGAGATATCGACATTCATGTTCCTTACCTAGAAGGTACCTCACAAGCGATCTTGGCACGTTGGTTTGATCAAGGCTTGAACGCGTTTGCTGAAACTTGTCCTACCGGCCGTGCCGTCTACGATCACTGTTCACAGCGCTTGATCGAGATGCTGGCATCCGGTGACAGTAGCGATCTTGAGGACGTGATTGCCGAGTCGGCGGCGATGAACAAAGCGCTTAAAACACAATTGGAACAAGGACGCGATCGCTTGCTGGAAATGCACTCTAATGGTGGTGAAAAAGCGCATGCGATTGTCGATAAAATCGCGGCGACAGATGGCGACACCAACCTGGTCACGTTTGCTTTGAGCCTGTTTGATACCATTGGCCTAGATCAAGACGATAAAGGTGAGAACGCCTTGGTGGTGACCCCTTCGGAGCATATGTTGGTGCCAAGTTATCCGGGGCTACCGTATGAGGGAGCGACCATTACCTTTGACCGTGATACTGCGCTGTCACGTGAAGATATGCACTTTATCAGTTGGGAGCACCCAATGATCCAAGGCGGGATCGACTTGCTGATGAGTGAAGGGGTAGGAACGGCGGCGGTATCGCTGCTAAAAAACAAAGCGCTACCGGTAGGCACTATGCTGCTTGAATTGATCTACAAAGTGGACGCTCAAGCACCGAAACGCAGCGGCATTAGCCGTTTCTTACCGACCACACCGATTCGTATTATGCTCGATGGCAAAGGTAATGACTTGTCTTCACAGGTTGAGTTTGAAAGCTTTAACCGCCAGTTGAGTCCGGTTGGGCGCCATATTGCCACTAAACTGGTGGCGTCGGTGCAAAGCCAGGTTCATCAATTAATCGAAGCAGGTGACAAGCTCGTGGTTGAGAAGGTGGCAGCGATTCGCCACCAAGCACAGCAAGAGATGCAAGCGAGTTTGAACAGTGAGCTCGAGCGCTTACTCGCGCTGAAGGCCGTAAACCCAAATATCCGTGACGAAGAGATTGAGGTTATCGATGCGCAAATCAAACAGCTCACCGGTTACATCAACCAAGCGCAGTATCAGCTGGATTCACTGCGTATGATAGTTGTTAGTCATAACTAG
- the rluA gene encoding bifunctional tRNA pseudouridine(32) synthase/23S rRNA pseudouridine(746) synthase RluA — protein sequence MAMTEYNPPREPWVDIVFEDEHILVANKPSGLLSVPGRLAEHYDSLWSRLVERYPQIQVVHRLDMDTSGLMLLAKHKQAERALKKQFQYRLTHKVYYARVWGEVSGEQGEVDLPLICDWERRPRQKVCFEHGKPSKTLYQVVKRESCTTIVRLLPITGRSHQLRVHMQALGHPIVGDEFYAHPQAYQYSPRLALHAAELSFYHPHSEALQSAFVGCDFYLEATPMVFNFFAPVPELPDYKTLPQP from the coding sequence ATGGCAATGACTGAGTACAACCCGCCTCGTGAACCTTGGGTTGATATCGTATTTGAAGATGAGCATATCTTGGTGGCCAATAAACCATCGGGATTATTATCAGTACCAGGCCGATTGGCAGAACACTATGACAGCTTGTGGTCGCGTTTGGTTGAACGTTACCCGCAGATTCAAGTCGTGCATCGCCTTGATATGGACACCTCGGGCTTAATGTTGTTGGCCAAACACAAGCAAGCAGAGCGGGCACTGAAAAAACAGTTTCAGTACCGTTTGACCCACAAGGTTTACTATGCACGTGTTTGGGGAGAGGTAAGCGGTGAGCAAGGAGAGGTTGACCTGCCGCTAATCTGCGATTGGGAGCGTCGTCCACGACAAAAAGTCTGCTTTGAGCACGGAAAACCTTCCAAGACCTTATATCAGGTCGTGAAACGTGAATCCTGTACCACCATTGTGCGCTTGTTGCCGATCACAGGGCGTTCGCATCAGTTACGAGTTCACATGCAAGCCTTAGGTCATCCGATTGTCGGCGATGAGTTTTATGCTCACCCGCAAGCGTATCAATATTCGCCTCGGTTGGCGCTGCATGCGGCGGAACTCAGTTTCTACCATCCACACAGCGAAGCATTGCAAAGTGCGTTTGTTGGGTGTGACTTCTATCTTGAAGCGACGCCTATGGTCTTTAACTTTTTTGCGCCTGTGCCAGAATTGCCTGACTATAAAACGCTACCACAACCATAA
- a CDS encoding D-2-hydroxyacid dehydrogenase — MTLPTIVFLDRATIPTQIELPHLPFEHQWLEYDLTAPGEVVDRLQSAQIAITNKVVLDRSVLMQLPNLKMIAVAATGVNNVDIEACHEFGIAVTNIRGYATRSVPEHVLAMIFALRRNLKGYHNDIAAGEWQRQKQFCFFTHPIRDVAGATLGIIGSGALGQATAQLAKSVGMNVLLAERKGAAQCRDGFLPFERVLALSDVLTLHCPLNEQTHHLIGRQELASMKSSSIVINTGRGGLVDEEALVDALKQGEISAAGVDVFTDEPADESNSLVANMHLPNLLLTPHVAWGSDTAIQNLADILIENIAAFLEGKQHNRVV, encoded by the coding sequence ATGACGCTGCCAACCATCGTTTTTTTAGACCGCGCAACGATTCCCACACAAATCGAACTGCCACATTTACCGTTTGAGCATCAATGGCTTGAGTATGACTTGACCGCACCTGGAGAGGTGGTGGATCGGCTTCAATCGGCCCAAATCGCCATCACCAATAAGGTGGTGTTGGATCGCTCGGTGCTGATGCAGTTGCCTAATCTCAAGATGATTGCCGTCGCGGCGACTGGGGTGAATAACGTCGATATTGAGGCCTGCCATGAGTTTGGAATAGCGGTGACTAATATCCGTGGCTATGCTACTCGGTCGGTACCTGAACATGTGCTGGCGATGATCTTCGCCCTTAGACGTAACCTCAAGGGATATCACAATGATATTGCCGCTGGTGAATGGCAGCGACAAAAACAGTTTTGCTTTTTTACTCACCCAATCCGCGATGTGGCAGGGGCGACCTTAGGCATTATCGGTAGTGGCGCTTTGGGCCAAGCCACTGCTCAGTTAGCCAAATCTGTGGGTATGAACGTATTGCTTGCTGAGCGAAAAGGGGCAGCGCAGTGCCGAGATGGATTTCTCCCGTTTGAGCGAGTGTTGGCCTTGTCGGATGTACTGACGTTGCACTGTCCGCTTAACGAGCAAACCCACCACTTGATTGGTCGTCAGGAGCTGGCGAGCATGAAATCGAGCAGCATAGTGATCAATACTGGCCGTGGTGGTTTGGTTGACGAAGAGGCGCTGGTCGATGCGCTAAAACAAGGTGAGATTAGCGCCGCTGGGGTGGATGTGTTTACCGATGAGCCCGCCGATGAGTCCAACTCGTTGGTCGCCAACATGCATTTACCAAACCTGTTGTTAACGCCCCATGTTGCCTGGGGAAGTGACACGGCGATCCAAAATTTGGCCGACATCCTTATCGAAAACATCGCGGCGTTTCTCGAGGGGAAACAGCACAACCGGGTGGTATAG
- a CDS encoding substrate-binding periplasmic protein produces the protein MRVGILVLSTFLFIAHSALANSNDNIVKIAAGNWPPFIGEQLQDFGQVGKTIQEIFAAQGYQVEFHFYPWKRAYKKASEGEYVATAVWMYAEERTEFFHYSDPVAQEQFVFFHRNDNPFEWQSLADLEGKHLGGGLGYSYGAELDQLIEKDQVSINRVETPAKAFQLLKYRRVELVPEEKHIGLFSLSKQPIELQQLITFNPKPFLTNDSYLLFSKAHPQAEALMAVFNQGLAERNASDNP, from the coding sequence ATGCGCGTTGGCATCCTAGTATTGAGCACTTTTCTTTTTATCGCCCATTCGGCCTTGGCCAATAGCAACGACAATATCGTCAAGATCGCCGCTGGTAATTGGCCACCGTTTATTGGCGAACAACTGCAAGACTTTGGTCAGGTTGGCAAAACTATTCAAGAGATTTTTGCCGCTCAAGGCTATCAGGTTGAGTTTCACTTCTATCCATGGAAAAGAGCGTATAAAAAAGCCAGTGAAGGGGAATATGTCGCGACTGCGGTGTGGATGTATGCCGAAGAGCGCACAGAGTTCTTCCACTATAGTGATCCCGTTGCTCAAGAACAGTTTGTTTTCTTTCACCGCAACGACAACCCGTTTGAATGGCAATCCTTAGCTGACTTAGAGGGTAAACACCTTGGCGGAGGACTAGGCTACAGTTATGGCGCTGAGCTTGACCAACTGATAGAGAAGGATCAGGTGAGCATCAACCGAGTCGAAACGCCCGCAAAAGCGTTTCAACTGCTGAAATATCGCCGGGTCGAGCTGGTCCCTGAAGAAAAGCATATTGGCTTGTTCTCACTGAGCAAGCAACCGATTGAACTGCAGCAATTGATCACCTTCAATCCAAAGCCTTTTTTGACCAACGACAGCTATTTACTGTTTTCCAAAGCGCACCCGCAAGCCGAAGCATTGATGGCCGTATTCAACCAAGGGCTGGCTGAACGAAACGCGAGCGATAACCCGTAA
- a CDS encoding valine--tRNA ligase, whose translation MEKTYNPTSIEQALYQAWEEKGYFKPHGDTSKESYSIMIPPPNVTGSLHMGHAFQDTIMDTLIRAERMKGKNTLWQVGTDHAGIATQMVVERKIAAEEGKTKHDYGRDAFIDKIWEWKGESGGTITKQLRRLGASVDWDRERFTMDDGLSNAVQEVFVRLYEEDLIYRGKRLVNWDPKLHTAISDLEVENKDKKGHMWHFRYPLADGVKTSEGKDYIVVATTRPETMLGDTGVAVNPEDPRYKDLIGKEILLPIVDRRIPIVGDEHADMEKGTGCVKITPAHDFNDYEVGKRHQLPMINILTFDANIRDAAEVFNTNGEASDAYSTELPAKYQGMERFAARKAIVAEFDELGLLDEIKDHDLTVPYGDRGGVVIEPMLTDQWYVRTAPLAETATKAVEDGEIQFVPKQYENMYFSWMRDIQDWCISRQLWWGHRIPAWYDNDGNVYVGRTEEEVRANHNLAPVVVLRQDDDVLDTWFSSALWTFGTQGWPENTDDLKTFHPSDVLVTGFDIIFFWVARMIMMTMHFCKDENGKPQVPFKTVYVTGLIRDENGDKMSKSKGNVLDPIDMIDGIDLESLVEKRTGNMMQPQLAAKIEKNTRKTFENGIEPYGTDALRFTLAAMASTGRDINWDMKRLEGYRNFCNKLWNASRYVLMNTEEQDCGFNGGEVEYSLADKWIESQFELAAKEFNGHIDNFRLDMAANTIYEFIWNQFCDWYLELTKPVLWKGSEAQQRGTRRTLITVLEKTLRLAHPVIPYITETIWQSVKPLVDGVKGDTIMLQALPQFDEANFNQAALDDIEWVKSFITSIRNLRAEYDINPGKPLEVMLKAASAEDAARLEANKQVLVSLAKLESVRVLEAGEETPACATALVAKSELMIPMAGLIDKDAELARLDGEINKTHGEIKRIEGKLGNEGFVAKAPEAVVAKEREKLEGYKETLVKLEEQKATIAAL comes from the coding sequence ATGGAAAAGACATATAACCCAACTTCAATTGAACAAGCTTTATACCAAGCTTGGGAAGAGAAAGGCTACTTTAAGCCACACGGTGACACGAGCAAAGAATCATACAGCATCATGATCCCGCCACCGAACGTCACAGGTAGCCTACATATGGGCCACGCGTTCCAAGACACCATCATGGACACTCTGATCCGTGCCGAACGTATGAAGGGCAAAAACACCCTTTGGCAAGTGGGTACTGACCACGCCGGTATCGCCACACAAATGGTGGTTGAGCGTAAGATCGCTGCAGAAGAAGGCAAAACCAAACACGACTACGGCCGTGATGCCTTCATCGACAAGATCTGGGAATGGAAAGGCGAGTCTGGCGGCACCATCACTAAGCAGCTACGTCGTTTAGGCGCATCGGTAGACTGGGACCGTGAGCGTTTCACTATGGATGATGGTCTATCGAATGCAGTTCAAGAAGTGTTCGTTCGTCTCTACGAAGAAGACCTCATCTATCGTGGTAAGCGTCTGGTTAACTGGGATCCAAAACTGCACACTGCGATCTCAGATCTTGAAGTTGAAAACAAAGACAAAAAAGGCCACATGTGGCACTTCCGCTACCCGCTGGCGGATGGCGTTAAAACCTCAGAAGGTAAAGACTACATCGTCGTCGCTACCACTCGTCCAGAGACCATGCTTGGTGATACTGGCGTTGCGGTTAACCCAGAAGATCCACGCTACAAAGATCTGATCGGTAAAGAAATCCTGCTTCCTATCGTTGATCGCCGCATCCCAATCGTGGGCGATGAGCACGCCGATATGGAGAAGGGCACTGGCTGTGTGAAAATTACCCCTGCGCACGACTTCAACGACTATGAAGTAGGTAAGCGCCACCAGCTACCAATGATCAACATCCTAACCTTTGATGCCAACATCCGTGATGCCGCTGAAGTGTTCAACACCAACGGTGAAGCGAGTGACGCGTACTCAACTGAGCTACCTGCTAAGTACCAAGGTATGGAGCGTTTTGCTGCACGTAAAGCGATTGTGGCTGAGTTTGATGAGCTAGGCCTGCTTGATGAAATCAAAGACCACGATCTAACGGTTCCTTACGGTGACCGTGGCGGCGTGGTAATTGAACCAATGCTGACTGACCAATGGTACGTTCGCACCGCACCTCTTGCTGAAACGGCAACTAAAGCGGTTGAAGATGGTGAAATCCAATTCGTTCCTAAGCAATACGAAAACATGTACTTCTCTTGGATGCGCGACATTCAAGACTGGTGTATCTCTCGTCAGCTTTGGTGGGGTCACCGCATCCCTGCATGGTACGACAACGACGGCAATGTCTACGTAGGTCGCACCGAAGAAGAAGTGCGTGCAAACCACAACCTAGCGCCAGTTGTGGTTCTACGCCAAGACGACGACGTGCTGGATACCTGGTTCTCTTCTGCACTTTGGACCTTCGGTACACAAGGTTGGCCTGAGAACACAGATGATCTGAAGACATTCCACCCTTCAGACGTACTCGTAACGGGTTTCGATATCATCTTCTTCTGGGTTGCTCGCATGATCATGATGACGATGCATTTCTGTAAAGATGAAAACGGCAAGCCACAAGTGCCATTCAAAACCGTTTACGTAACCGGTCTTATCCGTGACGAAAACGGCGACAAGATGTCTAAGTCTAAGGGTAACGTTCTTGACCCAATCGATATGATTGACGGCATCGACCTTGAGTCTCTGGTTGAGAAGCGTACTGGTAACATGATGCAGCCTCAACTTGCAGCGAAGATCGAGAAAAACACGCGTAAAACGTTTGAAAACGGTATCGAACCATACGGTACTGACGCACTACGCTTCACTCTTGCTGCTATGGCTTCTACTGGCCGTGACATCAACTGGGATATGAAGCGTCTGGAAGGTTACCGTAACTTCTGTAACAAGCTATGGAACGCAAGCCGTTACGTACTAATGAATACAGAAGAACAGGATTGTGGCTTCAACGGTGGTGAGGTCGAGTACTCACTAGCGGACAAGTGGATCGAGTCTCAGTTTGAGCTAGCGGCGAAAGAGTTCAATGGTCACATTGATAACTTCCGTTTGGATATGGCAGCAAACACGATTTACGAATTTATCTGGAACCAATTCTGTGACTGGTACCTAGAGCTAACCAAACCCGTTCTTTGGAAAGGCAGTGAAGCTCAGCAACGTGGTACTCGTCGTACGCTAATCACGGTTCTAGAGAAGACACTTCGTCTAGCGCACCCAGTGATCCCATACATCACAGAAACTATCTGGCAGAGCGTTAAGCCGCTGGTTGACGGTGTTAAAGGTGACACAATCATGCTTCAAGCACTGCCTCAGTTCGACGAAGCGAACTTCAACCAAGCCGCGCTTGATGACATCGAGTGGGTGAAGTCATTCATCACGAGTATTCGTAACCTACGCGCTGAATACGACATCAACCCAGGTAAGCCGCTGGAAGTGATGCTAAAAGCCGCGAGCGCAGAAGATGCCGCGCGTCTAGAAGCGAACAAGCAAGTTCTGGTTTCTCTAGCCAAACTTGAGTCAGTACGCGTGCTGGAAGCAGGCGAAGAAACGCCTGCATGTGCAACCGCACTGGTAGCTAAGTCTGAGCTGATGATTCCAATGGCAGGTCTTATCGACAAAGACGCTGAGCTTGCTCGTCTCGATGGCGAGATTAACAAGACTCACGGTGAAATCAAACGCATTGAAGGTAAGCTAGGCAACGAAGGCTTCGTGGCTAAAGCGCCTGAAGCGGTTGTGGCGAAAGAGCGTGAGAAACTCGAGGGTTACAAAGAGACTTTGGTGAAGCTTGAAGAGCAAAAAGCGACGATTGCTGCGCTATAA
- a CDS encoding DNA polymerase III subunit chi, translating to MANATFYIVKPNSPQAEAHGFGLYVVFLAQHFAKQGAKVYLNCQDKLHAEAMAEAFWQVETKDFQAHNLVGEGPKYGTNIEIGHQGVKPSWNRQLVINLADNQTTFANKFAEVVDFVPCEEKAKQLARERYKIYRQAGYQLQTIEIEHL from the coding sequence ATGGCAAACGCAACCTTCTACATTGTCAAACCGAACTCACCTCAAGCCGAGGCGCATGGGTTTGGCTTGTACGTTGTGTTTCTTGCTCAGCACTTTGCTAAGCAAGGTGCTAAGGTTTATCTCAACTGCCAAGATAAACTCCATGCAGAGGCGATGGCCGAAGCCTTTTGGCAGGTGGAGACAAAAGACTTTCAGGCTCACAACCTGGTTGGCGAAGGGCCCAAATATGGCACGAATATCGAGATAGGCCATCAAGGCGTCAAGCCCTCTTGGAATCGTCAGCTAGTAATTAATTTGGCGGATAATCAGACAACCTTTGCGAACAAGTTTGCTGAGGTGGTAGACTTCGTCCCTTGCGAAGAAAAAGCCAAGCAACTGGCGCGAGAAAGATATAAAATCTACCGTCAAGCGGGCTATCAGCTACAAACAATTGAGATTGAACATTTGTAA